A window from Cryptomeria japonica chromosome 1, Sugi_1.0, whole genome shotgun sequence encodes these proteins:
- the LOC131070893 gene encoding splicing factor U2af large subunit B encodes MSEFDRRYARNGENYNDYPKQDLPCDVFEDENIRHQHFSRDSEREGAKSKEKERERDRDSDLHRDHYRDRGEREDRGRGRTEDRERHKSHDYERHRDHDRDRERRHRHRSRSRSRGKSRHRSKSRSRSRSRSKSKRASGFDIAPPGAATMMTGAALPGQATGISQPVPGMFPNMFPSGNTQFGGLPVMNVQAITQQATRHARRVYVGGLPPTANEQMIATFFSWVMATIGGNTAGPGDAVVNVYINHEKKFAFVEMRTVEEASNAMALDGLLFNNVTVRVRRPSDYNPSLAAALGPSQPSPHLNLAAVGLTPGTIGGAEGPDRIFVGGLPYYFTEPQIRELLESFGPLRGFDLVKDKDTGNSKGYAFCVYQDPAMTDIACAALNGLKMGDKTLTVRRATLGSGQPKPDQESFFAQAQRQIALQKTILQVGAFGPAEVPTKVVCLTQVVLPDELRDDAEFEEIMEDMREECGKYGSVVNLVIPRPEPSGQLTPGVGKVFVEYFNTDASAKAKASLNGRKFGGNFVVAVYYPEDKFSRGEYD; translated from the coding sequence ATGTCTGAGTTCGACAGGAGGTATGCCAGAAATGGTGAGAATTACAACGATTATCCCAAACAAGATTTGCCTTGTGATGTTTTCGAAGACGAAAACATTCGGCACCAGCATTTCTCACGCGATTCTGAAAGAGAAGGGGCAAAAAGCAAAGAGAAAGAGCGGGAGAGGGATAGGGACAGCGATCTGCATAGGGACCATTACAGGGACCGTGGTGAGAGGGAAGACAGAGGTAGAGGGCGAACAGAAGATCGTGAGCGTCATAAAAGTCACGATTATGAGAGGCATCGGGACCATGACCGTGATAGGGAACGGAGGCACAGACATAGATCACGTTCTCGCTCGAGGGGAAAGTCAAGACATCGATCTAAGTCCAGATCCCGCTCACGATCACGCTCCAAAAGCAAACGAGCAAGTGGTTTTGACATCGCACCTCCTGGTGCCGCAACCATGATGACCGGGGCAGCTTTGCCAGGCCAAGCTACAGGAATTTCACAGCCTGTTCCGGGGATGTTTCCTAACATGTTTCCATCTGGAAACACCCAGTTTGGAGGTCTCCCTGTAATGAATGTACAAGCCATTACACAGCAGGCCACACGGCATGCAAGACGCGTATATGTTGGTGGGCTTCCTCCAACGGCTAATGAGCAGATGATTGCCACGTTTTTTAGCTGGGTTATGGCTACCATTGGAGGAAATACTGCAGGTCCAGGTGACGCTGTTGTAAATGTGTATATTAACCACGAAAAGAAGTTTGCTTTTGTTGAGATGCGCACAGTCGAAGAAGCCAGCAATGCTATGGCCCTGGATGGCCTCTTGTTCAATAATGTTACTGTGCGCGTGAGGAGGCCAAGCGACTACAATCCCTCTTTAGCAGCAGCGCTGGGTCCAAGCCAACCCAGTCCCCACCTTAACCTAGCAGCAGTTGGTCTGACGCCAGGTACTATCGGGGGAGCTGAAGGTCCTGATCGCATTTTTGTTGGTGGCTTGCCATATTACTTCACAGAACCGCAGATACGGGAGCTGTTGGAATCTTTTGGGCCACTTCGAGGATTTGATCTTGTCAAAGATAAAGATACCGGCAATTCAAAAGGTTACGCGTTTTGCGTGTACCAGGACCCAGCCATGACAGATATTGCATGCGCCGCCCTAAATGGACTTAAAATGGGGGATAAAACTTTGACTGTTCGTCGTGCTACACTCGGCAGTGGTCAACCAAAACCAGACCAAGAGAGTTTCTTCGCGCAAGCTCAACGACAGATAGCTTTACAGAAGACTATACTTCAAGTTGGGGCTTTTGGACCTGCTGAAGTACCCACGAAAGTTGTTTGCTTGACACAGGTTGTGTTACCAGATGAGCTGAGGGATGACGCTGAATTTGAGGAAATAATGGAAGATATGAGAGAAGAATGCGGAAAATATGGATCAGTAGTTAATCTTGTAATTCCGCGGCCTGAACCAAGTGGTCAATTAACTCCGGGTGTAGGGAAGGTCTTTGTGGAATACTTCAATACTGATGCTTCTGCTAAGGCAAAAGCTTCCCTGAATGGAAGGAAGTTTGGTGGCAATTTTGTCGTGGCAGTCTATTATCCAGAAGACAAATTTTCAAGGGGCGAGTATGATTAA